In one window of Rhizobium oryzihabitans DNA:
- the xdhB gene encoding xanthine dehydrogenase molybdopterin binding subunit, giving the protein MDTTSFDKTKTEIDGPVHASLRHDSAHKHVTGSAEYIDDIPEPAGLVHGALGLSDRAHAEIVSMDLSEVEATPGVLWVMVGKDVPGENDVSSGGRHDEPLLAETKVEFHGQPIFAVFAETRDIARKAARKAKVAYKDLPHFTDIDTAIENDGALVIDPMTLKRGDAKIEMDVAPRRLTGTMRIGGQEHFYLESHIAMAVPGEDDEVTLWSSTQHPSEIQHIVSHILQVPSNAVTVQVRRMGGGFGGKETQGNQFAALCAIAAKKLNRAVKIRPDRDEDMTATGKRHDFRVDYELGFDEEGRIHAVDATYAARCGFSSDLSGPVTDRALFHADSSYFYPHVHLTSRPLKTHTVSNTAFRGFGGPQGMLGAERFIEEIAYAVGKDPLDIRKLNFYGETGSGRTTTPYHQEVEDNIIARIVEELETSSDYRARREAIIEFNKTSPIIRKGIALTPVKFGISFTMTAFNQAGALVHIYNDGSIHLNHGGTEMGQGLYTKVAQVVADAFQVDIGRVKITATTTGKVPNTSATAASSGTDLNGMAAYDAARQIRERLVKFAAENWNVPEEEVVFLPNRVRIGLEEIAFNDFIKKAYFARVQLSAAGFYKTPKIHWDRAAGRGTPFYYFAYGAACSEVSIDTLTGEYLMERTDILHDVGKSLNPAIDIGQVEGAFVQGMGWLTTEELWWDGKGRLRTHAPSTYKIPLASDRPKSFNVQLAEWAENAEPTIGRSKAVGEPPFMLAISVLEALSMAVASVADYKVCPRLDAPATPERVLMAVERLKKV; this is encoded by the coding sequence ATGGACACGACAAGCTTCGACAAGACCAAAACCGAAATCGACGGCCCTGTACACGCCTCGCTCCGGCACGATTCCGCCCATAAACATGTGACGGGCAGCGCCGAATATATCGACGATATTCCCGAACCCGCCGGCCTCGTTCACGGCGCGCTTGGCCTTTCCGACCGGGCGCATGCGGAAATCGTCTCCATGGACCTGTCCGAAGTCGAGGCTACACCGGGCGTCCTGTGGGTCATGGTTGGCAAGGATGTGCCCGGCGAAAACGATGTCTCGTCAGGCGGCCGTCACGACGAACCTTTGCTGGCCGAGACAAAGGTCGAATTCCACGGCCAGCCGATCTTCGCGGTCTTCGCCGAAACCCGCGATATCGCCAGAAAGGCGGCCCGCAAGGCGAAGGTCGCTTATAAGGACCTGCCGCATTTCACCGATATCGACACGGCGATTGAAAATGACGGCGCGCTGGTCATCGATCCGATGACGCTTAAGCGTGGCGATGCCAAGATCGAAATGGATGTCGCACCCCGCCGTCTCACCGGCACCATGCGGATCGGCGGGCAGGAGCATTTTTATCTCGAAAGCCACATCGCCATGGCCGTGCCGGGCGAGGATGACGAGGTGACGCTGTGGAGTTCCACCCAGCATCCGAGCGAAATCCAGCACATTGTCAGCCATATCCTGCAGGTGCCGTCCAATGCCGTCACGGTGCAAGTGCGCCGCATGGGTGGCGGTTTCGGCGGCAAGGAAACGCAGGGCAACCAGTTCGCCGCCCTCTGCGCCATCGCCGCCAAGAAGCTGAACCGGGCCGTGAAAATCCGCCCGGACCGCGACGAGGACATGACCGCCACCGGCAAGCGCCACGATTTCCGCGTCGATTACGAGCTTGGCTTCGATGAGGAAGGCCGCATCCACGCCGTCGACGCCACCTATGCCGCCCGCTGCGGCTTTTCCTCCGATCTGTCAGGCCCGGTCACGGATCGCGCGCTTTTCCATGCGGATTCCAGCTATTTCTATCCGCATGTGCACCTCACCTCGCGGCCGCTGAAAACCCACACCGTCTCCAACACCGCCTTTCGCGGTTTCGGCGGCCCGCAAGGCATGCTGGGCGCGGAACGTTTCATCGAGGAAATCGCCTATGCGGTGGGCAAGGACCCGCTCGATATCCGCAAGCTGAATTTCTACGGCGAGACCGGCTCGGGCCGCACCACGACGCCCTATCATCAGGAGGTCGAGGACAATATCATCGCCCGCATCGTCGAGGAGCTGGAAACCTCCAGCGACTACCGCGCGCGACGCGAGGCGATCATCGAGTTCAACAAAACGAGCCCGATCATCCGCAAGGGCATCGCGCTCACTCCCGTCAAATTCGGCATCTCCTTCACCATGACCGCCTTCAATCAGGCGGGTGCGCTGGTGCATATCTACAATGACGGCTCCATCCACCTGAACCATGGCGGCACCGAAATGGGCCAGGGCCTCTACACCAAGGTGGCGCAGGTGGTGGCCGATGCCTTCCAGGTGGATATCGGCAGGGTAAAGATCACCGCAACGACTACGGGCAAGGTGCCGAACACCTCCGCTACAGCCGCCTCCTCCGGTACGGACCTGAATGGCATGGCGGCCTATGACGCCGCCCGCCAGATCCGCGAAAGGCTGGTCAAATTCGCCGCCGAGAACTGGAACGTGCCGGAAGAAGAAGTCGTCTTCCTGCCGAACCGGGTGCGCATCGGCCTTGAGGAAATCGCCTTCAACGATTTCATCAAAAAGGCCTATTTCGCCCGTGTGCAGCTTTCCGCCGCCGGTTTTTACAAGACGCCGAAAATCCACTGGGACCGCGCCGCCGGCCGTGGCACACCGTTTTATTATTTCGCCTATGGCGCGGCCTGCTCGGAAGTGTCGATCGATACGCTGACCGGCGAATACCTGATGGAACGCACCGATATCCTCCACGATGTCGGCAAGTCGCTGAACCCGGCCATTGATATCGGCCAGGTGGAAGGCGCCTTCGTGCAGGGCATGGGCTGGCTGACGACGGAAGAATTGTGGTGGGATGGCAAGGGACGGCTGCGCACCCACGCACCCTCCACCTACAAGATCCCGCTCGCCTCCGACCGGCCGAAGAGTTTCAACGTGCAACTGGCGGAATGGGCGGAAAATGCCGAACCCACCATCGGCCGTTCCAAGGCCGTGGGCGAACCGCCCTTCATGCTGGCGATCTCGGTTCTCGAAGCCCTCTCCATGGCCGTCGCCTCCGTCGCCGACTACAAGGTCTGCCCGCGCCTCGATGCGCCGGCAACGCCCGAACGGGTTCTGATGGCGGTGGAACGGCTGAAGAAGGTGTGA
- the xdhA gene encoding xanthine dehydrogenase small subunit has protein sequence MNDAISFILNSETISLQDFGPTDTLLDYLRLQRRLTGTKEGCAEGDCGACTVLVGRLLDGSLRYESVNACIRFLGSLHGTHIVTVEHLAARDGTLHPVQQAMVDFHGSQCGFCTPGFIMSLYGLWLSSENPARADIEKALQGNLCRCTGYEPIVRAAEKIAAARPSALFDPLQRDRTDIMARLWAIRANETIVVTRGEDRTIIPATLSDLTDIYAAEPKATIVAGSTDVGLWVTKQMRALNPVIFINNLGDLQGIVVDENGVTLGAGVTYSQAFKTVTEHFPPLARLFDRLGGEQVRNMGTIGGNIANGSPIGDTPPALIALGATLTLRSSSGSRTVPLESYFIDYGKQDRLSGEFVEKLFIPFQKAESHYAVYKISKRRDEDISALCAAFNLTLDADGTVEDIRIAFGGMAGTPKRAAHLEAALLGKEWSQETIDAARDALDDDFTPLTDWRATAEYRQLTAKNLLTRFFLETSGQKQELSRFALAEA, from the coding sequence ATGAACGACGCGATCAGCTTCATCCTCAACAGCGAAACGATCTCGCTGCAGGATTTTGGACCGACAGACACGCTTCTCGACTATCTCCGCCTTCAAAGACGGTTGACCGGGACGAAAGAAGGCTGCGCCGAAGGCGACTGCGGCGCCTGCACGGTGCTGGTCGGGCGGCTGCTGGATGGCTCGCTGCGTTATGAAAGCGTCAATGCCTGCATCCGCTTTTTAGGCTCGCTGCACGGCACCCATATCGTGACGGTCGAGCATCTGGCCGCGCGCGACGGTACGCTGCACCCGGTGCAGCAGGCGATGGTGGATTTCCACGGTTCGCAATGCGGTTTCTGCACGCCGGGCTTCATCATGTCGCTTTACGGCCTCTGGCTTTCCAGCGAAAACCCTGCCCGCGCCGATATCGAAAAGGCGCTGCAAGGCAATCTCTGTCGATGCACGGGTTACGAGCCGATCGTGCGGGCCGCCGAAAAGATCGCCGCCGCCCGCCCGAGCGCGCTCTTCGACCCGCTGCAACGGGACCGCACCGATATCATGGCAAGGCTCTGGGCAATCCGCGCCAACGAGACGATCGTGGTGACGCGCGGCGAGGATCGGACCATCATTCCGGCGACACTGTCTGACCTCACCGATATCTATGCCGCCGAGCCGAAGGCGACCATCGTGGCCGGCTCCACCGATGTCGGCCTCTGGGTAACGAAGCAGATGCGGGCACTGAACCCCGTCATCTTCATCAACAATCTCGGGGACCTGCAGGGTATTGTCGTGGATGAGAATGGCGTCACGCTCGGTGCCGGTGTCACCTACAGCCAGGCCTTCAAGACCGTGACGGAACATTTCCCGCCGCTTGCCCGGCTGTTCGATCGTCTCGGCGGCGAGCAGGTGCGCAACATGGGAACCATCGGCGGCAATATTGCCAACGGTTCGCCCATCGGCGATACCCCGCCGGCGCTGATCGCACTTGGAGCAACGCTCACCTTGCGCTCCTCCTCCGGCAGCCGCACCGTGCCGCTGGAAAGCTACTTCATCGACTATGGCAAACAGGACCGGCTGAGCGGCGAATTCGTCGAAAAACTCTTCATCCCGTTCCAGAAAGCCGAAAGCCACTACGCGGTCTACAAAATCTCCAAGCGGCGCGACGAGGATATTTCCGCGCTCTGCGCCGCCTTCAACCTGACGCTCGATGCCGACGGCACCGTCGAAGATATCCGCATCGCCTTTGGCGGCATGGCCGGCACGCCGAAACGCGCCGCGCATCTTGAGGCGGCACTTCTCGGCAAAGAGTGGTCACAGGAAACGATCGATGCGGCGCGTGATGCGCTGGACGATGATTTCACCCCGCTCACCGACTGGCGCGCCACCGCCGAATACCGGCAACTGACGGCCAAGAACCTGCTGACGCGGTTCTTCCTCGAGACTTCGGGGCAAAAGCAGGAACTCAGCCGTTTCGCATTGGCGGAGGCGTGA
- a CDS encoding 3-hydroxybutyrate dehydrogenase has protein sequence MHRTVIVTGSTSGIGLGIAQRFAREGANVVLNGFGDEDEIEKLRLLLEAESGGRVLYHPADMTKPDEIADLINSANEKLGSVDVLVNNAGIQHIAPIEEFPPEKWDWIIAINLTSSFHTMRAAIPLMKKAGKGRIINIASAHGLVASPFKSAYVAAKHGIMGLTKTAALELAQTGVTVNAICPGYVLTPLVEKQIPEMAKVRGISEEAVKNDVMLELQATKQFVTVDDVAAAALFLASDAASNITGTHISVDGGWTAQ, from the coding sequence ATGCATCGGACAGTTATCGTGACAGGCTCCACAAGCGGTATCGGCCTTGGCATCGCACAGCGATTTGCGAGGGAGGGCGCCAATGTCGTGCTGAACGGCTTTGGCGACGAGGACGAAATTGAAAAACTCCGCCTTTTGCTGGAAGCCGAAAGCGGCGGGCGTGTGCTTTACCACCCGGCGGATATGACGAAACCGGACGAGATCGCCGATCTCATCAATTCCGCCAACGAAAAACTCGGTTCGGTGGATGTGCTCGTCAACAATGCCGGCATCCAGCATATCGCACCCATCGAGGAATTTCCCCCGGAGAAATGGGACTGGATCATCGCCATCAATCTGACCAGTTCTTTCCATACCATGCGGGCTGCGATACCGCTGATGAAGAAGGCCGGAAAAGGCCGTATCATCAACATCGCATCCGCCCACGGTCTCGTCGCCTCGCCGTTCAAATCGGCCTATGTGGCGGCCAAGCACGGCATCATGGGCCTGACGAAGACGGCAGCGCTTGAACTTGCGCAGACAGGCGTCACCGTCAACGCCATCTGTCCCGGTTATGTGCTGACGCCGCTCGTCGAAAAACAGATACCGGAAATGGCGAAGGTGCGCGGCATCAGCGAAGAAGCGGTGAAGAACGATGTGATGCTGGAATTGCAGGCGACCAAGCAATTCGTCACCGTCGATGACGTGGCCGCCGCCGCGCTGTTTCTGGCAAGCGATGCCGCAAGCAACATCACGGGAACGCATATTTCCGTGGATGGCGGCTGGACGGCGCAATAA
- a CDS encoding LLM class flavin-dependent oxidoreductase yields the protein MELGLYTFADVNPNPADGRGPEGARRLRELIEEIELADQVGLDVFGLGEHHRPDYVASSPSTVLAAAAVKTKNIRLTSAVSVLSSDDPVRVFQQFSTVDLLSNGRAEIMAGRGSFIESYPLFGYDLEDYDVLFTEKLDLLLALRENEIVTWSGTKHPAINGRGVYPRPLQERLPVWIAVGGTPQSVARAGAMGLPVALAIIGGEYRRFAPLFDLYHEAARRAGQEKTKLRTSINVHGFIADTTDKAADQFYGPQAEVMNRIGRERGWGPTNRAHFDASRGPEGNLFLGEPELVAEKIIKAHGVFRNDRFLLQMAIGLMPHDQIMRGIELYGTKVAPIVRKELTGSADPVKATA from the coding sequence ATGGAACTCGGTCTTTACACATTTGCGGATGTCAATCCCAACCCCGCCGATGGCCGTGGGCCGGAAGGTGCGCGCCGGCTGCGGGAACTCATTGAGGAAATCGAGCTTGCCGATCAGGTCGGGCTCGATGTTTTCGGCCTCGGAGAGCATCACCGCCCGGACTATGTCGCGTCCTCACCCTCCACCGTGCTTGCGGCGGCGGCGGTGAAGACGAAAAACATCCGCCTCACAAGCGCCGTCTCGGTTCTGAGTTCGGATGATCCGGTGCGGGTCTTCCAGCAGTTCTCCACCGTCGATCTGCTGTCGAACGGCCGCGCCGAGATCATGGCCGGGCGCGGTTCCTTCATCGAATCCTACCCGCTGTTCGGTTACGACCTCGAAGACTATGACGTGCTGTTTACCGAAAAGCTCGATCTGCTCTTGGCGCTGCGCGAAAACGAGATCGTCACCTGGTCCGGCACCAAACACCCGGCCATCAACGGTCGCGGGGTCTATCCGCGTCCCCTTCAGGAGCGTCTGCCGGTCTGGATCGCGGTTGGCGGCACGCCGCAATCGGTGGCGCGGGCAGGGGCCATGGGGCTGCCGGTGGCGCTTGCCATCATCGGCGGCGAATATCGCCGTTTCGCGCCGCTGTTCGATCTCTATCATGAAGCCGCACGCCGGGCGGGGCAGGAAAAGACGAAGCTGCGCACCAGCATCAACGTACACGGCTTCATTGCCGACACCACCGACAAGGCGGCGGACCAGTTTTACGGGCCGCAGGCGGAGGTGATGAACCGGATCGGTCGCGAGCGCGGCTGGGGCCCGACGAACCGCGCACATTTCGATGCGTCGCGCGGGCCGGAAGGCAATCTCTTCCTCGGCGAACCGGAACTGGTGGCGGAAAAGATAATCAAGGCGCACGGCGTTTTCAGGAATGACCGTTTCCTGTTGCAGATGGCCATCGGCCTGATGCCGCATGACCAGATCATGCGCGGTATCGAGCTTTATGGTACGAAAGTCGCCCCGATTGTCAGAAAAGAATTGACGGGAAGCGCCGATCCGGTGAAAGCCACGGCCTGA
- the map gene encoding type I methionyl aminopeptidase, whose translation MVISTDEELVLLKDIGRICAVAMQTMADALEPGITTAELDAIGRKVLEDNGAQSAPEFCYQFPGATCISVNEEVAHGIPGPRIIKAGDLVNIDVSAVKNGFFGDTGSSFAVPPVKKEIERLCRDGKRAMWTGLQQVKTGRPFADIGNAIGSFAKKNRYTLITNLASHGIGRSLHEEPKELATWPDKDERRIMKEGMVFTVEPFLSTGAYWAEDGDDDPWTLYSDPSAPTVQYEHTVVATKNGPLVLTLAE comes from the coding sequence ATGGTCATCTCCACCGACGAAGAACTGGTTTTGCTGAAGGATATCGGCCGCATCTGCGCCGTGGCCATGCAGACCATGGCGGATGCGCTGGAACCTGGCATTACCACCGCCGAGCTGGATGCGATCGGCCGCAAGGTGCTGGAGGACAATGGCGCGCAATCGGCGCCGGAGTTCTGCTACCAGTTTCCCGGCGCGACCTGCATCAGCGTCAACGAGGAAGTGGCGCACGGCATTCCCGGCCCCCGCATCATCAAGGCGGGCGATCTCGTCAATATCGATGTCTCGGCGGTGAAGAACGGTTTCTTCGGCGATACGGGCTCGTCTTTCGCCGTGCCGCCGGTGAAGAAGGAGATCGAGCGGCTTTGCCGCGATGGCAAGCGCGCCATGTGGACCGGCCTGCAGCAGGTGAAAACCGGGCGGCCCTTTGCTGACATAGGCAATGCCATCGGCTCCTTCGCGAAAAAGAACCGCTATACGCTGATCACCAATCTGGCGAGCCACGGCATCGGCCGCTCCCTGCATGAGGAGCCGAAGGAACTGGCGACCTGGCCGGACAAGGACGAGCGGCGGATCATGAAAGAGGGCATGGTGTTCACCGTCGAGCCTTTCCTGTCGACAGGCGCCTACTGGGCGGAAGACGGCGACGACGATCCGTGGACGCTCTACAGCGACCCGAGTGCGCCGACCGTGCAATACGAACATACCGTCGTGGCGACGAAAAACGGGCCGCTGGTGCTGACGCTTGCGGAGTGA
- a CDS encoding MFS transporter produces MSIDKPLSARHLTALGFAGALMMASAMGFGRFSFTPILPGMMADVPLSAGDAGIVAAGNFAGYLAGAVLAAYSWGSGRERLVALCGLFSTATLLLAMAAFNSVAAFTVIRFLAGVASALTMIFTSQIVIGHAMKAGKDHIQALHYGGVGAGIAISSLVVYLIGVVFDGGGASWRQEWIAGAVFSFVTFLLVWRVLPAGPPRHASSLAEPPLKWTKPLFLTTLAYGLFGFGYVITATFIVAIARMAAAGAFVEFLAWFVTGCAAAVSLFLWKPVLKSQGLKRAFVIVLALEAAGVFASVMLPPVPGVLAGGLLLGLTFMVITAYGLQLGREFAGPSPRRAFALMTAAFGTGQIVGPLAAGWIAEVTGSFTAPSILASAVLVASILLMLPVLATERQR; encoded by the coding sequence ATGAGCATCGACAAGCCACTTTCCGCTAGGCATCTGACTGCGCTCGGTTTCGCCGGCGCCTTGATGATGGCGTCCGCCATGGGCTTCGGCCGTTTTTCCTTTACCCCCATTCTTCCCGGCATGATGGCGGATGTTCCGCTTTCCGCGGGCGATGCGGGTATCGTCGCGGCGGGGAATTTCGCCGGTTATCTGGCGGGTGCGGTTCTCGCCGCCTATTCGTGGGGCTCGGGACGGGAAAGGCTGGTCGCGCTTTGCGGCCTGTTTTCCACGGCCACGCTGCTGCTTGCCATGGCCGCCTTCAACTCCGTTGCGGCTTTCACCGTCATCCGGTTCCTGGCCGGTGTCGCCAGTGCGCTGACCATGATCTTCACGTCGCAGATCGTCATCGGCCATGCCATGAAGGCGGGCAAGGACCATATTCAGGCGCTGCACTATGGCGGTGTCGGTGCCGGCATCGCGATTTCCTCGCTCGTGGTCTATCTCATCGGCGTCGTTTTTGATGGCGGCGGCGCTTCCTGGCGACAGGAGTGGATCGCAGGCGCCGTCTTTTCCTTCGTCACCTTCCTTCTTGTCTGGCGGGTGCTGCCCGCAGGGCCTCCCCGGCATGCCTCTTCGCTGGCGGAACCGCCGCTCAAATGGACGAAGCCGCTCTTTCTGACGACGCTTGCCTATGGGCTGTTCGGCTTTGGGTACGTCATCACCGCCACCTTCATCGTCGCGATTGCCCGCATGGCCGCCGCCGGTGCTTTCGTGGAGTTTCTGGCCTGGTTCGTCACGGGCTGCGCCGCCGCCGTCTCGCTTTTCCTCTGGAAGCCGGTTTTGAAGTCGCAGGGCCTGAAGCGTGCCTTCGTGATCGTTCTTGCCCTGGAGGCCGCAGGCGTTTTTGCGTCCGTCATGTTGCCGCCGGTGCCGGGTGTGCTGGCGGGCGGTTTGCTTCTGGGACTGACCTTCATGGTCATCACCGCCTATGGCCTGCAGCTCGGCCGGGAATTTGCAGGACCAAGCCCGCGCCGCGCCTTCGCGCTGATGACGGCGGCCTTCGGCACGGGGCAGATCGTCGGGCCACTCGCCGCCGGCTGGATTGCCGAAGTGACGGGAAGTTTTACCGCGCCAAGCATTCTCGCATCCGCCGTGCTCGTCGCCAGCATTCTTCTGATGCTGCCGGTTCTCGCCACGGAGCGGCAACGCTAA
- the sbmA gene encoding peptide antibiotic transporter SbmA: MFHSFFPKPKLFFTSAALWTVVCIAVWYSVGPQMGAALGMPPLAPGETAPLGIAYFFSRDNVWFYLYFTVFVAIFGVTWQIIARDHPWKNWSIWGSAFIIFIAYFAVQVSVAINNWRGPFFDLFQRALESQPGITASQFYSLQLRFLEIGMVGVAMNVITAFFTSHYVFRWRTAMNDFYLSKWEKLRHIEGASQRVQEDTMRFASIVEGLGVVLINSVMTLVVFLPLLFQMSAHVTELPLLGAIPHSLFWLALLWSVFGTVLLAVVGMKLPGLQFRNQRVEAAFRKELVYGEDHEDRAQPPTMRELFANVRKNYFRMYFHYLYFNVARYTFGQLDALILTFMLIPTIVAAKITMGIWQQIATAFGQVSDSFQYLVSSWSTIIELLSIRKRLVAFESAIEDQPLPDIDERYLQREAEAGEMAANKP, translated from the coding sequence GTGTTTCATTCCTTTTTCCCAAAACCGAAATTGTTTTTTACCTCGGCTGCGCTGTGGACAGTCGTCTGTATCGCGGTGTGGTACAGCGTCGGACCGCAAATGGGTGCTGCTCTCGGAATGCCGCCCCTGGCGCCCGGGGAAACCGCGCCGCTTGGCATCGCATATTTCTTCTCCCGTGATAACGTCTGGTTCTACCTCTATTTTACGGTCTTCGTGGCGATATTCGGCGTCACCTGGCAAATCATTGCCAGAGATCATCCTTGGAAAAACTGGTCGATCTGGGGTTCGGCGTTCATCATTTTCATCGCCTATTTCGCCGTTCAGGTTTCTGTTGCGATAAATAACTGGCGTGGTCCCTTCTTCGACCTGTTCCAGCGTGCGCTGGAGAGCCAGCCCGGCATCACAGCGTCGCAGTTCTATTCACTTCAGTTGCGTTTTCTCGAAATCGGTATGGTTGGCGTGGCGATGAACGTCATCACCGCCTTTTTCACCAGCCACTATGTGTTCCGGTGGCGCACCGCGATGAATGATTTCTACCTGTCGAAGTGGGAGAAGTTGCGTCATATTGAAGGTGCCTCGCAGCGTGTGCAGGAAGATACGATGCGATTTGCCTCGATTGTCGAGGGGCTCGGTGTCGTCCTGATCAACTCGGTCATGACGCTGGTCGTGTTCTTGCCCCTTCTGTTTCAGATGTCAGCGCATGTCACAGAGCTACCCCTCCTCGGCGCAATTCCGCATTCGCTTTTCTGGCTTGCGCTGTTGTGGTCTGTTTTCGGCACGGTGCTGCTCGCCGTGGTCGGCATGAAGCTGCCGGGCCTGCAATTCCGCAACCAGCGTGTCGAGGCGGCTTTTCGTAAGGAACTGGTCTATGGTGAGGACCATGAAGACCGTGCTCAGCCACCGACCATGCGGGAACTCTTTGCGAATGTGCGCAAAAATTACTTCCGCATGTATTTCCACTATCTCTATTTCAACGTTGCCCGCTACACCTTCGGCCAACTTGATGCCCTTATTCTGACATTCATGCTCATACCCACCATCGTGGCAGCCAAGATCACGATGGGCATCTGGCAGCAGATTGCCACCGCCTTTGGACAGGTCAGCGACAGCTTCCAGTATCTGGTAAGTTCCTGGTCTACGATTATCGAGCTTCTTTCGATCCGCAAACGTCTGGTTGCGTTCGAATCCGCGATCGAAGACCAGCCCCTGCCGGATATCGACGAGCGCTATCTGCAGCGGGAAGCGGAAGCCGGAGAGATGGCGGCCAACAAACCCTGA
- a CDS encoding polysaccharide deacetylase family protein — translation MYRPFAAFSLSLCLAFPAFAENAEKPKQLVIVSFDGAGDNTLWERSRATAKEVGAHFTYFLACTLVMDRKTSAKTYQGPGQKAGRSNVGFGQSQEEVEARLRNIWAAYREGHEIGNHTCGHFDGGQWSAEQWDGEFTTFTSTLENAWQMIGKKGEEPEGWRDMVKKINGFRAPYLSQGPALTAAQKKHGFVYDATSVTKGPEWPVERDGIQHFGLPLIPEGPGNRPIIAMDYNLFIRHSIGVETPDRAQEFEERAYTAFRNAFDRQYNGERIPLQMGFHFVKMNGGAYWNAYERLLREVCRKDDVACVSYAQAMPMIEARRKQKTEG, via the coding sequence ATGTATCGCCCCTTTGCCGCCTTTTCCCTGTCGCTCTGCCTTGCCTTTCCCGCTTTTGCCGAAAATGCGGAGAAGCCGAAGCAGCTCGTCATCGTTTCCTTCGACGGCGCGGGCGATAATACGCTGTGGGAAAGAAGCCGCGCGACGGCGAAGGAGGTCGGCGCGCATTTCACCTATTTCCTCGCCTGCACGCTGGTGATGGACCGCAAGACCAGCGCCAAGACCTATCAGGGCCCCGGCCAGAAGGCCGGCCGCTCCAATGTCGGCTTCGGCCAGTCGCAGGAGGAGGTGGAAGCCCGGCTCAGAAACATCTGGGCGGCCTATCGCGAAGGCCACGAAATCGGCAACCACACCTGCGGCCATTTCGATGGCGGCCAATGGAGCGCCGAGCAATGGGACGGCGAATTCACCACCTTCACCAGCACGCTGGAAAACGCCTGGCAGATGATCGGCAAGAAGGGTGAGGAACCTGAGGGCTGGCGCGACATGGTGAAAAAGATCAACGGTTTTCGCGCGCCCTATCTCTCACAGGGGCCGGCGCTGACCGCCGCGCAGAAAAAGCACGGTTTCGTTTATGACGCCACGAGCGTCACCAAGGGGCCGGAATGGCCGGTGGAGCGCGACGGCATCCAGCATTTCGGCCTGCCGCTCATACCCGAAGGTCCCGGCAACCGCCCGATCATCGCCATGGACTATAATCTCTTCATCCGCCACTCCATCGGCGTCGAGACGCCGGACAGGGCGCAGGAATTCGAGGAACGCGCCTATACGGCTTTCCGCAACGCTTTCGACAGGCAATATAATGGCGAACGCATCCCCTTGCAGATGGGCTTCCATTTCGTGAAAATGAACGGCGGCGCATACTGGAACGCCTATGAAAGGCTGCTGCGCGAAGTCTGCCGGAAAGACGATGTCGCCTGCGTGAGTTATGCGCAGGCCATGCCGATGATCGAGGCGCGCAGGAAACAGAAAACTGAGGGCTGA
- a CDS encoding tetratricopeptide repeat protein: MANENDTFIREVNEQIRSEQLSRFWGRYGIVVVGAAILVVVGAAGAGIYEYWNTSRASNSGDQFLAALKLASENKTDDALKAFADLETSGHGNYPVLAKFRSATLLSQKGDAAGAIAAFTAIGNDTSAPQVFRDTAKVRAAWLLVDNGTYDQVVALAEPLSAEGQTMRASAREALGLAAYKAGDFVKAKQWFEQIVGDAQAPRNVTNRAQIMLDNITASGKAA; the protein is encoded by the coding sequence ATGGCAAACGAGAATGATACCTTTATCCGCGAAGTGAACGAGCAGATCCGTTCCGAGCAGCTGTCGCGCTTCTGGGGCCGTTACGGTATCGTGGTCGTTGGCGCCGCCATTCTCGTGGTTGTGGGCGCTGCCGGCGCCGGCATCTACGAATATTGGAACACCAGCCGCGCTTCCAATTCCGGCGACCAGTTCCTTGCGGCGCTGAAGCTCGCTTCGGAAAACAAGACGGACGATGCGCTGAAGGCCTTTGCCGATCTCGAAACGTCCGGCCACGGCAATTATCCTGTTCTGGCGAAGTTCCGTTCCGCCACGCTGCTGTCGCAGAAGGGTGATGCGGCCGGCGCCATCGCCGCCTTCACCGCCATCGGCAACGATACCTCCGCACCGCAGGTCTTCCGCGATACTGCCAAGGTGCGTGCGGCGTGGCTCCTGGTCGACAACGGTACCTATGATCAGGTCGTCGCCTTGGCCGAACCGCTCAGCGCCGAAGGCCAGACCATGCGCGCATCCGCCCGCGAGGCGCTCGGTCTTGCCGCTTACAAGGCCGGCGATTTCGTCAAGGCCAAACAATGGTTCGAGCAGATCGTCGGCGATGCGCAGGCACCGCGCAACGTGACGAACCGCGCGCAGATCATGCTCGACAATATCACCGCTTCAGGCAAAGCTGCTTAA